From Desulfuromonas soudanensis, the proteins below share one genomic window:
- a CDS encoding sensor histidine kinase — translation MQITLGKKLFLYTSGILVLLLLVTFLVLERSQSRQWEEHLRAQSISFVRFATPELLKLFRGSFSPQADGTTIQEVNDFLAVNADLIQVSIYSPNGRLLYRSPGFGSFSTRTLTGSEEEIAPERMLSDQTTTRTLSLPGGGRILDLVTPAFSPSGARILAVRYLISYDSVDIRLAEVRQHFLRIAILAVLSSLLLVALAARRVTRPIKELTVGARAIAQGDLQTRIATPRGDEIGSLARAFNEMAESLAVSQHQLTEKNRALSDANSELRTMQEQLIRAERLAAIGQLAAGVSHEIDNPVGIILGYAELLREDLAEGDPRRDDVQAIIDECKRCKRITGGLLGFARTAPPRTEPLQLAPLVEGTLASLRPQKLFREIVLRLDKGPALPPIVGDADQLRQVLVDLFLNAAQAMAGKGTLTVEIRRDGKEGVVLVSDSGPGVPAELLERVFDPFFSTKGSGEGTGLGLSLCRKLAEAHGGTLRAETSDSGGALFRLGLPLATKENCFDKGPVDSLG, via the coding sequence ATGCAGATCACCCTGGGCAAAAAACTTTTTCTCTATACCAGCGGCATCCTCGTCCTCCTGCTGCTGGTGACCTTTCTGGTCCTGGAACGCAGCCAGTCGCGGCAGTGGGAGGAACACCTCCGCGCCCAGAGCATCTCCTTCGTCCGTTTTGCCACCCCCGAACTCCTCAAGCTCTTCCGCGGCTCCTTTTCCCCGCAGGCCGACGGGACCACCATTCAGGAAGTGAACGATTTTCTCGCTGTCAACGCCGACCTGATCCAGGTGTCCATCTACTCCCCGAATGGACGATTGCTCTACCGCTCCCCCGGTTTCGGATCCTTTTCGACCCGGACTCTGACCGGGTCGGAGGAGGAAATCGCCCCGGAGCGGATGCTCAGCGATCAAACCACCACCCGGACCCTGAGCCTCCCCGGGGGGGGGCGCATTCTCGATCTGGTGACCCCGGCCTTCTCGCCGAGCGGCGCCCGAATCCTCGCCGTGCGTTACCTGATCTCCTATGATTCCGTCGACATCCGCCTGGCGGAGGTGCGTCAGCACTTCCTCCGCATCGCGATCCTGGCCGTCCTCTCTTCCCTGCTCCTGGTGGCCCTGGCGGCGCGGCGGGTCACCCGGCCGATCAAGGAGTTGACCGTCGGCGCCCGGGCGATTGCCCAGGGTGACCTGCAGACGCGGATCGCCACCCCCCGGGGGGACGAGATCGGCTCCCTCGCCCGGGCCTTCAACGAAATGGCCGAAAGCCTGGCCGTCAGTCAGCATCAACTGACGGAAAAGAACCGCGCCCTCTCGGACGCCAACAGCGAGCTGCGGACCATGCAGGAACAGCTGATCCGGGCCGAGCGCCTCGCCGCCATCGGCCAACTGGCCGCCGGTGTTTCCCATGAGATCGACAATCCCGTCGGCATCATTCTCGGCTATGCCGAACTCCTCCGGGAGGACCTCGCCGAAGGCGATCCCCGCCGCGACGACGTCCAGGCGATCATCGACGAGTGCAAGCGCTGCAAGCGGATCACCGGCGGCCTTCTCGGTTTTGCCCGGACGGCTCCGCCCCGCACCGAACCGTTGCAGCTCGCGCCCCTGGTCGAGGGGACCCTGGCTTCCCTGCGGCCGCAGAAACTCTTCCGGGAGATCGTACTGCGCCTGGACAAGGGGCCGGCGCTGCCGCCGATCGTCGGCGATGCCGACCAGCTGCGCCAGGTGCTGGTCGACCTCTTCCTCAATGCCGCCCAGGCGATGGCGGGGAAGGGGACCCTGACCGTGGAAATCCGCCGCGACGGAAAAGAGGGGGTGGTCCTGGTGTCCGACAGCGGTCCGGGGGTCCCCGCCGAACTTCTGGAGCGGGTTTTCGACCCCTTTTTCTCCACCAAGGGGAGCGGCGAGGGGACCGGCCTCGGCCTCTCCCTCTGCCGCAAACTGGCGGAGGCTCATGGCGGAACCCTCCGTGCCGAGACGTCGGACTCCGGAGGAGCGCTGTTTCGATTGGGTCTTCCCCTGGCGACGAAGGAAAATTGTTTTGACAAGGGTCCCGTTGATTCTTTAGGATAG
- a CDS encoding cbb3-type cytochrome c oxidase subunit I, translating into MDKPVYNHAIVRSFVAWSVVWGLVAVLVGVIVSFQMVLPELNFPPYLTFGRLRPIHTNAGIYGWGVGTIFAMFLYIVQRLCRVPLWSDKLATFQLWFFNITIAASAVTLLLGYTTSKEYHEMEWPIDVMVVILWVAFSINIIMTIVKRKEEQMYISLWYMLASIVGVAILYLVNSAAVPVSLFKSYSAFAGTNDANVQWWFGHNAVAMALTAPPLAMFYYFLPKSTGVPIYSHRLSIISFWSLIFMYLWTGAHHLLWTPVPDWIQTLAMAFSVMLIAPSWGSVFNGYLSMNGQWHQMRENYLVKFLILGITFYGLQTLQGPMQAIRSFSAFIHYTDWIPGHIHMGTLGWVSLIAFAGIYYLLPRIYGREVYSIPLANLHFWLVLIGQLIYSVSLWIAGVQQAGMWHSMENDGSLTYSFMETMIEMYPYWWARAVGGVIYLLGLGVFIYNLILTVRKGKPSDDAVGQTA; encoded by the coding sequence ATGGACAAACCGGTTTACAACCACGCCATCGTCCGCAGCTTCGTTGCCTGGAGCGTCGTCTGGGGGCTGGTGGCCGTTCTGGTCGGAGTGATCGTCTCTTTCCAGATGGTCCTTCCGGAACTCAACTTCCCCCCCTACCTCACCTTCGGCCGGCTGCGGCCGATCCACACCAACGCCGGGATCTACGGCTGGGGGGTGGGGACCATCTTCGCCATGTTCCTCTACATCGTCCAGCGCCTCTGCCGGGTCCCCCTGTGGAGCGACAAGCTGGCCACCTTCCAGCTCTGGTTCTTCAATATCACCATCGCCGCCTCGGCGGTGACTCTCCTCCTCGGCTACACCACCTCCAAGGAATACCACGAGATGGAATGGCCGATCGATGTCATGGTCGTCATCCTCTGGGTGGCCTTTTCCATCAACATCATCATGACCATCGTCAAACGCAAAGAGGAGCAGATGTACATCTCCCTCTGGTACATGCTCGCCTCCATCGTCGGCGTGGCGATCCTCTATCTGGTCAACTCGGCGGCCGTTCCCGTCTCCCTCTTCAAGTCCTACTCGGCCTTTGCCGGAACCAACGACGCCAACGTCCAGTGGTGGTTCGGGCACAACGCCGTCGCCATGGCCCTGACGGCGCCGCCGCTGGCCATGTTCTACTACTTTCTCCCCAAGTCGACGGGGGTCCCGATCTACAGCCACCGGTTGTCGATCATCTCCTTCTGGAGCCTGATCTTCATGTACCTCTGGACCGGCGCCCACCACCTCCTCTGGACGCCGGTTCCCGACTGGATCCAGACCCTGGCCATGGCGTTTTCGGTGATGCTCATCGCTCCGTCCTGGGGGAGCGTCTTCAACGGCTATCTGTCAATGAACGGCCAGTGGCATCAGATGCGCGAGAACTATCTGGTCAAATTCCTGATTCTCGGCATCACCTTCTACGGCCTGCAGACGTTGCAGGGACCGATGCAGGCCATCCGCTCCTTCTCCGCCTTCATCCACTACACCGACTGGATCCCCGGACACATCCACATGGGGACCCTCGGCTGGGTTTCTCTCATCGCCTTTGCCGGGATCTACTACCTCCTGCCGCGCATCTACGGGCGGGAGGTCTACAGCATCCCCCTGGCCAACCTCCACTTCTGGCTCGTCCTCATCGGCCAGCTGATCTACTCGGTCAGCCTGTGGATCGCCGGGGTACAGCAGGCCGGCATGTGGCACTCCATGGAGAATGACGGCAGCCTGACCTATTCCTTCATGGAAACGATGATCGAAATGTATCCGTACTGGTGGGCCCGGGCCGTCGGCGGGGTCATTTACCTGCTCGGTCTCGGCGTCTTCATCTACAACCTGATTCTGACGGTTCGCAAGGGGAAACCCTCCGACGATGCCGTCGGCCAAACTGCCTAA
- a CDS encoding cbb3-type cytochrome c oxidase subunit II, which translates to MWEKKPFLFLILATAAMLVGTIITMVLPFVWVNTEADRIASVSPYTPLEQEGRDIYIREGCNNCHTQTVRPLVAEVLRYGEYSKSGEFAYDRPFLWGSKRTGPDLARIGGKYPDAWHTQHMAAPTAMIPRSNMPAYAFLGERSLDTGHTRRKMEVLGFPCTDEEIAGLQGKNELDAVVAYLQKLGSDIPWRQAAQTRVVGELTNPYLGDSSVIAEGEGLYDQHCAVCHGKDLAGDIGPDIQDLDMADAELYQILYNGLPEGGMPAFDSLGSTRVWKLVNYLKYQKRH; encoded by the coding sequence ATGTGGGAGAAAAAACCGTTCCTCTTTCTGATTCTGGCCACCGCCGCCATGCTGGTCGGCACCATCATTACCATGGTCCTCCCCTTCGTCTGGGTCAACACCGAGGCCGATCGCATCGCCTCCGTCTCCCCCTACACGCCCTTGGAGCAGGAGGGGCGCGACATCTACATCCGCGAAGGGTGCAACAACTGCCATACCCAGACCGTCCGACCGCTGGTCGCCGAAGTCCTTCGCTACGGGGAATATTCCAAGTCCGGAGAATTCGCCTACGACCGCCCCTTTCTCTGGGGATCGAAGCGCACCGGCCCTGATCTGGCGCGGATCGGCGGCAAATACCCCGACGCCTGGCACACCCAGCACATGGCGGCGCCGACGGCCATGATCCCCCGTTCCAACATGCCGGCCTACGCCTTTCTCGGCGAGAGGAGCCTCGATACCGGACATACCCGCCGGAAGATGGAAGTTCTCGGCTTCCCCTGTACGGACGAGGAGATCGCCGGGTTGCAGGGGAAAAACGAGCTGGACGCCGTGGTCGCCTACCTGCAGAAACTCGGCAGCGACATCCCCTGGCGCCAGGCGGCGCAGACACGGGTGGTCGGCGAACTGACCAACCCCTATCTGGGAGACTCCTCCGTCATCGCCGAGGGAGAAGGTCTCTACGACCAGCACTGCGCCGTCTGTCACGGCAAGGACCTGGCAGGCGACATCGGCCCCGACATCCAGGATCTCGACATGGCGGATGCCGAGCTCTATCAAATCCTCTACAATGGTCTTCCCGAGGGGGGGATGCCGGCCTTCGACTCCCTCGGCTCGACCCGGGTCTGGAAACTCGTCAACTACCTCAAATATCAGAAGAGGCACTAA
- a CDS encoding cbb3-type cytochrome c oxidase subunit 3: MDWASVLYLGFTFGLLVVFAVIVIRTYNRKRKARLEEPKHRMLEDD, encoded by the coding sequence ATGGACTGGGCTTCGGTACTCTATCTCGGCTTTACTTTCGGGCTCTTGGTCGTCTTTGCGGTGATCGTCATCCGCACATACAACCGCAAGCGTAAAGCCCGACTGGAAGAGCCCAAGCACCGCATGCTCGAAGACGATTGA
- a CDS encoding cytochrome c, protein MSMLEEHQHKHPVHEFDGIIENRANRPPAYFAVLFYGLIVWGVIFCAYYLLSGWSSSGEFEEKMAAHQQQAGSAPVAAAAPATALEEAENGKELFASHCAMCHGAEGEGGIGPDLTSGSFKYGRDAADIAESIRNGRPRGMPAFGSQFKAAEIDSLTDFVLSLK, encoded by the coding sequence ATGTCCATGCTCGAGGAACACCAGCACAAGCACCCGGTCCACGAATTCGACGGCATCATCGAGAACCGGGCCAACAGACCGCCGGCTTATTTTGCCGTCCTCTTTTACGGCCTGATCGTCTGGGGTGTCATCTTCTGCGCCTATTACCTTCTCTCCGGCTGGAGCTCCAGCGGCGAATTCGAGGAGAAGATGGCGGCCCACCAGCAACAGGCCGGATCGGCTCCCGTTGCCGCGGCGGCCCCGGCGACGGCGCTGGAGGAGGCCGAAAACGGCAAGGAACTCTTCGCCAGCCACTGCGCCATGTGCCATGGCGCCGAAGGGGAGGGAGGGATCGGCCCCGATCTCACCTCGGGAAGCTTCAAGTACGGCCGCGATGCCGCCGATATTGCCGAATCGATCCGCAACGGCCGCCCCCGGGGGATGCCCGCCTTCGGCAGCCAGTTCAAGGCCGCCGAGATCGATAGCCTGACGGACTTTGTCCTCTCCCTGAAGTAG
- a CDS encoding 4Fe-4S dicluster domain-containing protein: MTPIRPHLLGPWRLAFQWGATLALLLIPFVRFDGESLLRLDIATLTLHAGGATFRIQELYLFLLLGLALVLFFLLLTLVLGRAWCGWACPQTSLTDLAEGFARLIGARVAGGRIEAAPWQQAALHLFYGALALLVAANLIWYFISPYDFFPALLGGALPRGAWVTLLAVAAFVYFDLALVRRLMCREFCPYGRFQTVLVDPGTLTLRFHPDEAARCISCGACARSCPTGIDIRNGYQIECINCGRCLDACRIVMARRGEPGIIRYTFGLENRGLRALINPRLALVSLLFFSLSIALTAAVLQRPAASLALARNAGAASRLLDDKTQASFFTGYVANRLQTPQTLSLRASSPEGEPFRLRGPVREVVLTAGERRRFDFVLLTPVPEGESPQKILFFLDNSSGRPLARAHAFITAVKDSPP; this comes from the coding sequence ATGACCCCGATCCGACCCCATCTCCTCGGCCCCTGGCGGCTCGCCTTCCAATGGGGAGCAACCCTGGCCCTGCTGCTGATCCCCTTTGTCCGCTTCGATGGGGAGAGCCTGCTGCGCCTCGACATCGCCACCCTGACGTTGCACGCCGGCGGCGCAACCTTCCGCATTCAGGAGCTCTATCTCTTTCTCCTGCTGGGGCTGGCCCTGGTCCTCTTTTTTCTGCTGCTGACCCTGGTTCTCGGCCGCGCCTGGTGCGGCTGGGCCTGCCCCCAGACCTCCCTGACCGACCTCGCCGAGGGGTTTGCCCGGCTCATCGGCGCCCGGGTCGCCGGGGGGCGCATCGAGGCGGCACCCTGGCAGCAGGCGGCGCTGCACCTCTTTTACGGCGCCCTCGCCCTGCTGGTGGCGGCCAACCTGATCTGGTACTTCATCTCTCCCTACGATTTCTTCCCGGCGCTCCTCGGCGGCGCCCTCCCCCGGGGAGCCTGGGTTACCCTCCTTGCCGTCGCCGCCTTCGTCTACTTCGACCTGGCCCTGGTGCGACGGCTGATGTGCCGGGAATTTTGTCCCTACGGCCGGTTCCAGACGGTGCTCGTCGACCCCGGCACCCTGACCCTGCGCTTTCATCCCGACGAGGCAGCGCGCTGCATATCCTGCGGCGCCTGCGCGCGCAGCTGTCCCACCGGCATCGACATTCGCAACGGCTATCAGATCGAATGCATCAACTGCGGGCGCTGCCTCGATGCCTGCCGCATCGTCATGGCCCGCCGGGGCGAACCAGGAATCATCCGCTACACCTTCGGCCTGGAAAACCGCGGCCTGCGGGCGCTGATCAATCCCCGCCTGGCCCTGGTTTCCCTGCTCTTTTTTTCCCTCTCCATCGCCCTGACCGCAGCGGTCCTCCAACGGCCGGCGGCCAGTCTCGCCCTGGCGCGCAATGCCGGGGCGGCCAGCCGCCTGCTGGATGACAAAACCCAGGCCTCCTTCTTCACCGGTTACGTCGCCAATCGCCTGCAGACGCCGCAGACCCTGTCGCTGCGAGCCTCCTCCCCAGAGGGGGAACCCTTCCGGCTCCGCGGCCCGGTGCGGGAGGTGGTGCTTACCGCCGGGGAAAGACGACGCTTCGATTTCGTGCTGCTGACGCCCGTCCCCGAGGGGGAGAGTCCGCAGAAGATCCTCTTTTTTCTCGACAATTCGTCCGGGAGACCCTTGGCCCGGGCCCATGCCTTTATCACCGCCGTAAAGGATTCCCCGCCATGA
- a CDS encoding FixH family protein, whose amino-acid sequence MTAASSPNRWPLLLVTLGALFLLFSAWSAYRAVNGGSAVSDRNYYSHGLRYNHTRVEQKAAESLGWSLTAEVRGRQIEIRLADRAGLPVGACRGELELFASRPETLLLLPLAESSPGLYTATIAPELRGEVSARLRLSRDGARIDRRLLFNL is encoded by the coding sequence ATGACCGCCGCTTCTTCGCCCAACCGCTGGCCCCTGCTCCTCGTTACCCTCGGCGCGCTCTTTCTCCTCTTCAGCGCCTGGTCGGCCTACCGCGCCGTCAACGGCGGCAGCGCCGTCTCCGACCGCAATTATTACAGTCACGGTCTCAGGTACAACCACACCCGGGTCGAGCAGAAGGCGGCGGAAAGTCTGGGATGGAGTCTGACCGCCGAGGTCCGGGGGCGACAGATCGAAATCCGTCTCGCCGACCGCGCCGGCCTCCCGGTCGGCGCCTGTCGGGGAGAGCTGGAACTTTTCGCCTCCCGGCCGGAGACCCTCCTGCTCCTCCCCCTGGCGGAATCGTCCCCCGGACTCTATACGGCGACGATCGCCCCGGAGCTCCGCGGAGAGGTTTCCGCCCGTCTCCGGCTCAGCCGCGATGGCGCCCGGATCGACCGGCGCCTCCTGTTCAATCTCTGA
- a CDS encoding heavy metal translocating P-type ATPase: MSTDSCHHCRLPIPPADAIIDRIDGQELRFCCQGCRSVYRIISGAGLGTYYEKRQLSRSGLPAGTVQDTYDDAYLSGFVSERHGKGELSFLIEGIRCASCVWLVERYVGSLAGVSEIRLNYGTHRGRVVFDPLAVSPGAIFAAVARLGYTPRPFSYDAARQAEEREQRTTLIRFGTACFLSMQLMGYSLALYAGYFQGIDPASRTLMQYFAALVTTPVVFYSGWPFLRGALRSLRTRTANMDLLIALGVLSAYGASLFALYGGGEVYFDTAAMIVTLILAGRLFEGSARRRAASGVDRLLRLTPEIAHREIGTTTEVVATGSLRIGDILLVRPGERLPVDGTILAGSTEIDEAAVSGEPLPVLRIAGDPVTAGTLNLSASVRVQVTAPAADSFVARVARLVEEAQSRRAPVQRLADRVAALFVPLVVLVAGATFSYWIWAAGTVDPLLAAVAVLVIACPCALGLATPTAVLVATGASAERGILFRGGDVLEGTARLTLAAFDKTGTLTEGKPKIAAIRPLAGSEEDLLNLVARAEGGSNHPLAKCIVAEARRRGLESGDGGGIRTLPGLGVELDLEEGMLRVGSRRFLQQAGIGGMDPFSGEALTEIHAALGDRYLGSILCEDTLRPEAADAVARLRRLGIGTAILTGDTVEAARSIGDRLGIDEVHGALSPGDKAEWVKNAMARGERVLMVGDGINDAPALSEADVGCAMAGGTDIALETSDLVLTRPDLTTLVAGVEVARRTLGIIRQNLFWAFAYNILALPLAAAGELAPIHAAAAMAASSICVVGNSLRLKNL; encoded by the coding sequence TTGAGCACCGATTCCTGCCATCACTGCCGGCTGCCCATCCCCCCGGCCGATGCGATTATCGACCGCATTGACGGACAGGAGCTGCGCTTCTGCTGCCAGGGGTGCCGCAGCGTCTACCGCATCATCAGCGGCGCCGGTCTTGGCACCTACTACGAGAAACGGCAGTTGAGCCGTTCCGGGCTTCCGGCAGGGACGGTTCAGGACACCTACGACGACGCCTATCTGTCCGGTTTCGTTTCGGAGCGGCACGGGAAGGGGGAACTCTCCTTTCTCATCGAGGGGATCCGCTGCGCCTCCTGCGTCTGGCTGGTGGAAAGGTATGTCGGGTCTCTTGCAGGGGTCAGCGAAATTCGCCTCAACTACGGAACGCACCGGGGAAGGGTCGTCTTCGACCCCCTGGCCGTCTCCCCCGGAGCGATCTTTGCCGCCGTCGCCCGTCTCGGCTACACTCCCCGCCCCTTCAGTTACGATGCCGCCCGCCAGGCCGAGGAGAGAGAGCAGCGCACCACGCTGATCCGCTTCGGCACCGCCTGCTTCCTCTCCATGCAGCTGATGGGTTACTCCCTGGCCCTCTACGCCGGTTATTTTCAGGGGATCGATCCCGCCTCGCGCACGCTGATGCAGTATTTTGCCGCCCTGGTGACGACGCCGGTCGTCTTCTACTCCGGCTGGCCCTTTCTCCGCGGCGCCCTGCGCAGCCTGCGCACCCGCACCGCCAACATGGACCTCCTCATCGCCCTCGGGGTCCTTTCCGCCTACGGCGCCAGCCTCTTCGCCCTCTACGGCGGCGGCGAGGTCTATTTCGACACGGCGGCGATGATCGTCACCCTGATCCTCGCCGGCCGCCTCTTCGAAGGGTCGGCGCGGCGCCGGGCGGCCAGCGGCGTCGACCGTCTCCTGCGTCTGACCCCGGAGATCGCCCACAGGGAAATCGGGACGACGACGGAGGTGGTCGCCACGGGGAGCCTGAGGATCGGCGACATCCTCCTCGTTCGTCCCGGAGAGCGCCTCCCTGTGGACGGCACGATCCTCGCCGGGAGCACCGAGATCGACGAGGCGGCGGTCTCCGGCGAGCCCCTCCCCGTCCTCCGGATCGCCGGGGACCCGGTGACCGCCGGGACCCTCAACCTTTCGGCCTCGGTGCGGGTGCAGGTCACGGCTCCGGCCGCCGACTCCTTCGTCGCCCGGGTCGCCCGCCTCGTCGAGGAGGCCCAGTCGCGCCGCGCCCCCGTTCAGCGCCTCGCCGACCGGGTGGCTGCCCTCTTCGTCCCCCTCGTCGTCCTTGTGGCCGGCGCCACCTTCAGTTACTGGATTTGGGCCGCCGGCACGGTCGATCCGCTGCTGGCGGCGGTGGCCGTGCTGGTCATCGCCTGCCCCTGCGCCCTCGGACTGGCCACGCCGACGGCGGTCCTCGTCGCCACGGGGGCAAGCGCCGAGAGGGGGATCCTTTTCCGCGGCGGCGATGTCCTCGAAGGGACGGCGCGCCTCACCTTGGCCGCCTTCGACAAGACCGGAACCCTCACCGAGGGGAAGCCGAAGATCGCCGCCATCCGCCCTTTGGCCGGGAGCGAGGAGGACCTACTTAACCTCGTCGCCCGCGCCGAAGGGGGCTCGAACCACCCCCTGGCGAAGTGCATCGTCGCCGAAGCCCGGCGGCGCGGTCTTGAATCCGGCGACGGCGGGGGGATTCGCACCCTCCCCGGCCTCGGCGTCGAACTCGACCTCGAGGAAGGGATGCTGCGGGTCGGCAGCCGGCGATTCCTGCAACAGGCGGGGATTGGCGGCATGGACCCCTTTTCCGGTGAGGCTCTGACGGAAATCCATGCCGCTCTCGGCGACCGCTACCTCGGCAGCATCCTCTGCGAGGACACCCTGCGCCCGGAGGCGGCCGACGCGGTGGCCCGGCTCCGGCGGCTGGGGATAGGCACGGCAATCCTCACCGGCGACACCGTCGAGGCCGCCCGGAGCATCGGCGACCGGCTCGGCATCGACGAGGTCCACGGCGCCCTGAGCCCGGGCGACAAGGCCGAGTGGGTAAAAAACGCGATGGCCCGGGGGGAGCGGGTGCTGATGGTCGGGGACGGCATCAACGACGCCCCGGCGCTGTCGGAGGCCGACGTCGGCTGCGCCATGGCCGGGGGGACCGACATCGCCCTCGAAACTTCCGACCTGGTCCTGACCCGCCCCGATCTGACGACCCTGGTCGCCGGGGTCGAGGTCGCGCGGCGCACCCTAGGCATCATCCGTCAGAACCTCTTCTGGGCTTTTGCCTACAACATCCTCGCCCTCCCCCTGGCCGCCGCGGGAGAACTGGCGCCGATTCACGCCGCCGCCGCCATGGCCGCCAGCTCGATCTGCGTCGTCGGCAATTCGCTGCGGCTGAAAAACCTTTGA
- the ccoS gene encoding cbb3-type cytochrome oxidase assembly protein CcoS: MHSSTLILIILSLFLGTGVWLVFIWAVKKGEFDDIEGAKYRMLEDDLPPTRQGEDVDEKSPFP; the protein is encoded by the coding sequence ATGCACAGTTCCACCCTTATCCTCATCATCCTCTCCCTCTTTCTCGGCACCGGAGTCTGGCTCGTATTCATCTGGGCGGTAAAGAAAGGGGAGTTCGACGATATCGAAGGCGCCAAATACCGGATGCTCGAAGACGACCTGCCACCGACCCGCCAAGGAGAAGACGTTGATGAAAAATCCCCATTCCCCTGA
- a CDS encoding FixH family protein translates to MKNPHSPDVLRHAAAVLTLLLILSALAVPALAGGETRLVERASGGLNAVLLLKEAPLVAMTQIPFELQLTDDAGSPLTGASVRCDLSMPAMAMPINRPAVTEKGGSYRGEAIFTMAGAWRATFEILLPNGEAKTLIFDMDRVLLK, encoded by the coding sequence ATGAAAAATCCCCATTCCCCTGATGTCCTGCGTCATGCCGCCGCGGTTCTGACCCTCCTCCTGATCCTCTCCGCCCTGGCCGTTCCGGCCCTGGCCGGCGGAGAAACGCGCCTCGTGGAGAGGGCCTCTGGCGGCCTAAACGCCGTGCTTCTTCTCAAGGAGGCGCCCCTGGTCGCCATGACGCAAATTCCCTTCGAGCTGCAACTCACCGACGACGCCGGATCGCCGCTCACCGGGGCTTCCGTCCGTTGCGACCTGAGCATGCCGGCGATGGCGATGCCGATCAACCGGCCGGCGGTCACGGAGAAGGGGGGGAGTTACCGCGGCGAGGCCATCTTCACCATGGCCGGGGCCTGGCGGGCCACCTTCGAAATCCTGCTCCCCAACGGCGAGGCGAAGACCCTGATCTTCGATATGGATCGGGTCCTGCTGAAATGA
- a CDS encoding sulfite exporter TauE/SafE family protein, producing MIDPLYTLALATGLFGSGHCIGMCGGLVAALSLSAEGRRGGIVFHLLYNAGRILTYTLVGLLVGWLGSAIAYTDIFSGATRVILVASDLFVIAVGLGSAGLFARLNLMKLEFSAPMQALGGAIGSLRRLPPALAALPLGLVMGLLPCGFFYAMAITAAQSASPVTGGVTLFAFGLGTLPALFFFGSAAHWLGTRARSWMIRIAGILVALMGAVNLLRHLRMMGLW from the coding sequence ATGATCGACCCCCTCTACACCCTCGCCCTGGCCACCGGCCTCTTCGGTTCGGGGCACTGCATCGGCATGTGCGGCGGACTGGTCGCCGCCCTCTCCCTTTCGGCGGAGGGGCGGCGCGGCGGGATCGTCTTCCACCTCCTGTACAATGCCGGGCGCATCCTGACCTACACCCTGGTGGGACTTCTCGTCGGCTGGCTCGGCTCGGCCATCGCCTACACCGACATCTTCTCCGGCGCCACGCGGGTCATTCTCGTCGCCTCGGATCTCTTCGTGATCGCCGTCGGCCTCGGCAGCGCCGGTCTCTTTGCCCGGCTCAACCTCATGAAACTCGAATTCTCCGCGCCGATGCAGGCCCTGGGCGGCGCCATCGGTTCCCTGCGCCGCCTTCCGCCGGCCCTGGCCGCCCTCCCCCTCGGGCTGGTCATGGGCCTTCTCCCCTGCGGCTTTTTCTACGCCATGGCGATTACCGCCGCCCAGAGCGCCTCGCCGGTCACCGGCGGGGTGACTCTCTTCGCCTTCGGTCTCGGCACCCTCCCGGCCCTCTTTTTCTTCGGCAGCGCGGCCCACTGGCTCGGCACCCGCGCCCGTAGCTGGATGATCCGCATCGCCGGAATCCTGGTCGCCCTCATGGGGGCGGTCAACCTCCTGCGCCACCTGCGGATGATGGGGCTCTGGTAG